In a single window of the Micromonospora sp. WMMD1155 genome:
- a CDS encoding methyltransferase — MTVARWLSLALPLAAVLAVGARERDRSVRAAGLLAFLTAGIGIAALHEVARRADWYAFAPVDGAYRGMPVDLWIGWAVLWGPLPVLLRRVLPLPIALGLLLWVDAVAMPALHPLVSLGPQWLVGEVVGLLVVALPTQLLGRFCADRRHLGARTSLQVGVFAALLLWFVPTLAFEVGDGSWAGLTGLDRTGSLVVVQLALLVAAPALAAVVEFAVRGGGTPYPWDPPRRLVTTGPYAYLANPMQLSAVVLLLLTAAVTRSGTLALAAVSTAAFGAAVAGPHEQHDLRTRYGDSWRSYRRQVRDWWPRWRPYASGPPAVLWLDDDCGPCAATWRALARRHPVGLRIRPAREHEHVLWRAEYVGGDGHRERGVAAVARGLEHVHLGWAFVGWTLRLPGAASLAQLVTDAMIAPPHPARPRGEPCPTPNSVSSTAPSPPSASTASPASPPVPSPPPPG, encoded by the coding sequence GTGACCGTCGCCCGCTGGCTGAGCCTGGCACTGCCGCTGGCCGCCGTGCTGGCCGTCGGCGCTCGGGAGCGGGACCGGTCGGTCCGGGCCGCGGGGCTGCTGGCGTTCCTGACGGCCGGGATCGGCATCGCCGCGCTGCACGAGGTCGCCCGCCGGGCTGACTGGTACGCCTTCGCGCCGGTCGACGGCGCGTACCGGGGGATGCCGGTGGACCTGTGGATCGGCTGGGCGGTCCTCTGGGGCCCGCTGCCGGTGCTACTGCGCCGGGTGCTGCCACTGCCGATCGCGTTGGGTCTGCTGCTCTGGGTCGACGCGGTGGCGATGCCGGCGCTGCACCCGCTGGTCAGCCTCGGGCCGCAGTGGCTCGTCGGGGAGGTCGTCGGGCTGCTCGTGGTGGCGCTGCCAACCCAACTGCTCGGCCGGTTCTGCGCCGACCGCCGGCACCTGGGCGCACGGACGTCACTCCAGGTGGGAGTCTTCGCCGCGCTACTGCTGTGGTTCGTCCCCACGCTGGCCTTCGAGGTGGGCGACGGGTCGTGGGCCGGGCTGACCGGGCTGGACCGCACCGGGTCGCTGGTCGTCGTGCAGCTGGCGTTGCTGGTGGCCGCACCGGCTCTGGCCGCGGTCGTGGAGTTCGCGGTCCGGGGTGGCGGCACGCCGTACCCGTGGGACCCGCCGCGTCGCCTGGTCACCACCGGCCCGTACGCGTACCTGGCCAACCCGATGCAGCTCTCCGCCGTGGTGCTGCTGCTGCTCACCGCGGCGGTCACCCGGAGCGGCACACTCGCCCTGGCGGCGGTGTCGACTGCGGCGTTCGGCGCGGCGGTGGCCGGTCCACACGAGCAACACGACCTGCGGACGCGGTACGGCGACTCCTGGCGGTCCTACCGGCGGCAGGTACGCGACTGGTGGCCCCGCTGGCGGCCGTACGCCTCCGGGCCCCCGGCGGTGCTCTGGCTGGACGACGACTGCGGCCCCTGCGCGGCCACCTGGCGGGCGCTGGCCCGGCGTCATCCGGTCGGGTTGCGGATTCGACCGGCCCGGGAGCACGAGCACGTGTTGTGGCGGGCGGAGTACGTGGGCGGCGACGGTCACCGGGAACGGGGGGTGGCCGCCGTCGCCCGTGGACTCGAACACGTCCACCTCGGCTGGGCGTTCGTCGGCTGGACCCTACGACTGCCCGGGGCCGCCTCGCTGGCCCAACTGGTGACCGATGCGATGATCGCACCGCCGCATCCGGCCCGTCCGAGAGGAGAGCCATGTCCGACACCAAACAGCGTCTCCTCGACGGCGCCATCGCCGCCATCCGCGAGCACGGCATCGCCGGCGTCTCCGCCCGTACCATCGCCGCCGCCGCCGGGGTGA
- a CDS encoding TetR/AcrR family transcriptional regulator, whose translation MSDTKQRLLDGAIAAIREHGIAGVSARTIAAAAGVNQALVFYHFGTVDDLLAAACRASTAERVEHWSARLAETGSLRELLAVGRALHEEERRLGNVTFLAQMLAGAQADQRMAAPTAGALQLWVDEIEAVLRRLLAGSPFAEVADVPGLARAVSAAFIGLELYDGVDPAGADRAMAALDQLALLMEIVDDLGPIARRALQAKVNRATRRD comes from the coding sequence ATGTCCGACACCAAACAGCGTCTCCTCGACGGCGCCATCGCCGCCATCCGCGAGCACGGCATCGCCGGCGTCTCCGCCCGTACCATCGCCGCCGCCGCCGGGGTGAACCAGGCGCTGGTCTTCTACCACTTCGGCACGGTGGACGACCTGCTCGCGGCGGCTTGCCGGGCCAGCACGGCCGAGCGGGTCGAGCACTGGTCGGCACGCCTGGCCGAGACCGGGTCGCTACGCGAACTGCTCGCGGTCGGGCGGGCGCTGCACGAGGAGGAGCGTCGACTCGGCAACGTCACGTTCCTGGCCCAGATGTTGGCGGGGGCACAGGCGGACCAGCGCATGGCGGCGCCCACCGCCGGAGCGCTCCAGCTGTGGGTGGACGAGATCGAGGCGGTCCTGCGGAGACTGCTCGCCGGTTCCCCGTTCGCCGAGGTCGCCGACGTGCCCGGTCTGGCCCGTGCCGTGTCGGCGGCGTTCATCGGGCTGGAACTCTACGACGGGGTGGACCCGGCGGGTGCCGACCGCGCGATGGCCGCGCTCGACCAACTCGCGCTCCTCATGGAGATCGTCGACGACCTCGGGCCGATCGCCCGCCGGGCGCTGCAAGCCAAGGTCAACCGGGCGACGCGGCGGGACTGA
- a CDS encoding oxidoreductase — MTTDPLAPLLALADIAAAVEQARTRFDQALGHRALRRHGGQVAAEVSLRSAVASAALEGAGHEREAVRAGTVTDPVLQGALRVAGALPGLSELWPKAPRQALAKLHVLAARDLVPEAELGRPVADPVVAARLDGLAGLVAGGTKVSPLVLAAVVHGELLNLRPFAGPSGVVARGAARLVLLAGGLDPRGLLAVDVGHREREPEYVGSAGAFATGTPDGLRSWLRHYMAAVEVGADQLTAIGDEILASA, encoded by the coding sequence GTGACCACCGACCCGCTCGCACCGCTGCTCGCGCTCGCCGACATCGCCGCCGCCGTCGAGCAGGCGCGTACGCGGTTCGACCAGGCGCTCGGCCACCGCGCGTTGCGTCGGCACGGTGGCCAGGTCGCGGCCGAGGTGAGCCTTCGCTCGGCGGTGGCCAGCGCCGCCCTGGAAGGGGCCGGGCACGAACGGGAGGCGGTCCGCGCCGGTACCGTCACCGACCCGGTGCTCCAGGGGGCGCTGCGGGTCGCCGGAGCGCTGCCCGGCCTGAGCGAACTCTGGCCGAAGGCCCCCCGGCAGGCACTCGCGAAGCTGCACGTCCTCGCCGCCCGGGATCTGGTGCCGGAGGCCGAACTGGGCCGCCCGGTGGCCGACCCAGTGGTCGCCGCCCGGCTGGACGGGCTGGCCGGGCTCGTCGCCGGCGGCACGAAGGTCTCCCCGCTGGTGCTCGCCGCCGTCGTACACGGGGAGTTGTTGAACCTGCGCCCGTTCGCCGGGCCGTCCGGCGTGGTGGCCCGGGGCGCGGCCCGGCTGGTGCTGCTCGCCGGCGGCCTCGACCCGCGCGGCCTGCTCGCCGTCGACGTCGGGCATCGCGAGCGGGAGCCGGAGTACGTCGGCTCGGCGGGCGCGTTCGCCACCGGCACCCCGGACGGGCTGCGCTCCTGGCTGCGCCACTACATGGCGGCCGTCGAGGTCGGCGCCGACCAGCTCACCGCCATCGGCGACGAGATCCTCGCCTCCGCCTGA
- the acs gene encoding acetate--CoA ligase, producing MSEALANLLNETRQFPPPAELAAHANVTIDAYAEAESDRLAFWAKQADRLAWSKKWDEVLDWSNPPFAKWFVGGRLNVAYNCLDRHVEAGLGDKVAIHWEGEPGDTRTITYAELHELTCRAANALTDLGVTAGDRVAIYLPMIPEAAVAMLACARVGAAHSVVFGGFSADSLSNRIQDASAKVVITADGGYRRGKPSALKPTVDEAVASCPSVEHVLVVRRTGEDVAWSDKDHWWHETVETASAEHTAQPFDSEHPLFILYTSGTTARPKGILHTTGGYLTQASYTTHAVFDLKPETDVYWCTADIGWVTGHSYIVYGPLSNGATQVMYEGTPDTPHKGRFWEIVDKYGVSILYTAPTLIRTMMKWGEDIPAGFDLSSLRLLGSVGEPINPEAWIWYRQHVGRGELPVVDTWWQTETGAIMISPLPGVTAAKPGSAMAPLPGIVADVVDDQGQSVPNGGGGYLVLREPWPSMLRTIWGDDDRFIETYWSRFGAGAGGVESGRESGAEGHRGWVYFAGDGAKKDDDGHIWLLGRVDDVMLVSGHNISTTEVESALVSHPSVAEAAVVGATDPTTGQAIVAFAIPRGSTDISGEAGEQLIADLRNHVSKTLGPIAKPRQIMLVPELPKTRSGKIMRRLLRDVAENRSLGDVTTLQDSSVMELISSGMSGAKSDED from the coding sequence ATGAGCGAGGCATTGGCCAATCTGCTGAACGAGACGCGCCAGTTCCCCCCGCCGGCCGAACTCGCCGCGCACGCCAACGTCACGATCGACGCGTACGCCGAGGCGGAGTCCGACCGGCTCGCCTTCTGGGCGAAGCAGGCCGACCGTCTGGCGTGGTCGAAGAAGTGGGACGAGGTTCTCGACTGGTCGAACCCGCCGTTCGCGAAGTGGTTCGTGGGTGGCCGGCTCAACGTGGCGTACAACTGCCTCGACCGGCACGTCGAGGCGGGGCTCGGCGACAAGGTCGCGATCCACTGGGAGGGCGAGCCGGGCGACACCCGCACCATCACGTACGCCGAGCTGCACGAGCTGACCTGCCGGGCGGCGAACGCGCTCACCGACCTGGGGGTCACCGCCGGCGACCGGGTCGCCATCTACCTGCCGATGATCCCGGAGGCGGCGGTGGCGATGCTGGCGTGCGCCCGGGTCGGCGCCGCGCACAGCGTGGTCTTCGGCGGTTTCTCGGCCGACTCGCTGAGCAACCGGATCCAGGACGCCAGCGCCAAGGTGGTCATCACCGCCGACGGTGGTTACCGGCGGGGCAAGCCGTCGGCGCTGAAGCCGACGGTGGACGAGGCGGTGGCGAGCTGCCCGTCGGTGGAGCACGTGCTCGTCGTCCGCCGCACCGGCGAGGACGTGGCGTGGTCGGACAAGGACCACTGGTGGCACGAGACGGTGGAGACCGCGTCGGCCGAGCACACCGCGCAGCCGTTCGACTCCGAGCACCCGCTGTTCATCCTCTACACCAGCGGCACCACGGCCCGCCCGAAGGGCATCCTGCACACCACCGGCGGCTACCTCACGCAGGCGTCGTACACGACGCACGCGGTCTTCGACCTCAAGCCGGAGACGGACGTCTACTGGTGCACCGCGGACATCGGCTGGGTCACCGGGCACTCCTACATCGTCTACGGCCCGCTCTCCAACGGCGCGACCCAGGTGATGTACGAGGGCACGCCGGACACCCCGCACAAGGGCCGGTTCTGGGAGATCGTCGACAAGTACGGGGTGAGCATCCTGTACACCGCGCCCACCCTGATCCGGACGATGATGAAGTGGGGCGAGGACATCCCGGCCGGCTTCGACCTGTCGTCGCTGCGGCTGCTGGGCAGCGTCGGTGAGCCGATCAACCCGGAGGCGTGGATCTGGTACAGGCAGCACGTCGGCCGGGGCGAGCTGCCGGTCGTGGACACCTGGTGGCAGACCGAGACCGGCGCGATCATGATCTCCCCGCTGCCGGGGGTCACCGCGGCCAAGCCGGGTTCGGCGATGGCCCCGCTGCCGGGCATCGTGGCCGACGTGGTGGACGACCAGGGCCAGTCGGTGCCGAACGGTGGCGGCGGTTACCTGGTGCTGCGCGAGCCGTGGCCGTCGATGCTGCGCACCATCTGGGGTGACGACGACCGGTTCATCGAGACGTACTGGTCGCGGTTCGGTGCCGGCGCCGGAGGCGTCGAGTCCGGGCGGGAGTCGGGGGCCGAAGGCCACCGCGGGTGGGTGTACTTCGCCGGGGACGGCGCGAAGAAGGACGACGACGGGCACATCTGGCTGCTCGGCCGGGTGGACGACGTGATGCTGGTGTCCGGGCACAACATCTCGACGACCGAGGTGGAGTCGGCGTTGGTGTCGCACCCATCGGTGGCCGAGGCGGCGGTCGTCGGCGCGACCGACCCGACGACCGGTCAGGCGATCGTCGCGTTCGCCATCCCGCGCGGCAGCACGGACATCTCCGGTGAGGCGGGCGAGCAGCTCATCGCCGACCTGCGCAACCACGTGTCGAAGACGCTCGGGCCGATCGCCAAGCCGCGCCAGATCATGCTGGTGCCGGAGCTGCCGAAGACCCGCTCCGGCAAGATCATGCGCCGGTTGCTGCGGGACGTGGCGGAGAACCGCTCGCTCGGCGACGTGACCACGTTGCAGGACTCCTCGGTGATGGAGCTGATCTCCTCCGGGATGAGCGGCGCGAAGTCCGACGAGGACTGA
- a CDS encoding immune inhibitor A domain-containing protein, with protein sequence MNRNSRPGSRRRLLVALPVIALAATSLTVTGSAAAQSSSPTPRAVIGADEHYINYAEPEVQPDTNGREVKGKGGVYTPAAEAARAFDRKHARGNPVAARQLAKAEAQSLKTGQNPRKFKKAPTTQTAKLLTLLVEFNDKANDDFTGVMVPKTVFEDRTCVPGTVQNGPKHNKIPDPARLPHEDNNSMWVPDFSPQHYNKMLYSKKGITERVRTDLKGPDGKKGIDLSGRTMHNMYLEMSKNAYTVDGQASPWITVPHSEGWYAANRCFQDETGAWVPGREQSMNGHPDNPAGAGRLATDAIDALAAKDPTFPWADYDIEDQADRDGDGNLFEPDGVIDHLVLVHAGQGKSRGGGDQGVYAVWAHSSTVAGGYSIPGTDLKVSNYIVQPEDAGVGVFAHEFGHDLGLPDLYDTSGNADSDVDFWDLMASGSHSGEIFQALPTHMGIWDKWVLGWADPLTIRPGSNPREVKLGQTSRTPIDAEDGIKVDLPDKVTTLATPHSGTKMWHSNNDQEWADVKLSRSVDVPAAADSKFWMWNNYIIEEDWDYGFVELSTDGGTTWTEQKVYDESGTVVTTPDGYADPNGRMNDFGGKKYGLTGSTDGWRHDYVDLSAYAGTTVQVRLRLATDEAFEERNWFVDDFSVTGGGATTWSDDVEGGANGWTATGGTFVDTTGAGWEISTGTEVHAQYYLAEWRNFDGFDKGLQYAYDTIYSHEAWKVDRISYNAPGMLVWYRDTALGDVNHVTGQMTALPSYGAKGGLLIVDSHFDPLRRTGEAAVKDPSVTDNLPSRPQSSNAAFSLQRTYPFTECLEAADEPYSAYCTKFKGLPPVKSFTDAKGWYPGIEMRDGAAYARDNDASVVLPSRGNAPYTTRVTNPDGSPAPEFYGVTLGGGAIVLGTGNPGDQGVNYGVSLTIKKAANDNSSATIFVTPAKK encoded by the coding sequence ATGAACAGAAACTCCCGTCCGGGGTCGCGCCGACGACTACTCGTCGCGCTGCCCGTCATCGCCCTCGCGGCCACGTCACTGACCGTGACCGGCAGCGCGGCCGCCCAGTCGTCGTCCCCCACCCCCAGGGCGGTGATCGGGGCCGACGAGCACTACATCAACTACGCCGAGCCCGAGGTGCAACCGGACACCAACGGCCGTGAGGTCAAGGGCAAGGGCGGCGTCTACACCCCGGCCGCCGAAGCAGCGCGCGCCTTCGACCGCAAGCACGCCCGGGGCAACCCGGTGGCGGCCCGGCAGTTGGCGAAGGCCGAGGCCCAGTCGCTCAAGACGGGCCAGAACCCCCGTAAGTTCAAGAAGGCGCCGACCACGCAGACGGCGAAGCTGCTGACGCTGCTCGTCGAGTTCAACGACAAGGCGAACGACGACTTCACCGGCGTGATGGTCCCGAAGACGGTGTTCGAGGACCGCACGTGCGTGCCCGGCACCGTGCAGAACGGCCCGAAGCACAACAAGATCCCGGACCCGGCGCGACTGCCGCACGAGGACAACAACTCGATGTGGGTGCCGGACTTCTCGCCGCAGCACTACAACAAGATGCTCTACAGCAAGAAGGGCATCACCGAGCGGGTCCGCACCGACCTGAAGGGCCCGGACGGCAAGAAGGGCATCGACCTGTCCGGTCGCACGATGCACAACATGTACCTGGAGATGTCCAAGAACGCGTACACGGTGGACGGGCAGGCCAGCCCGTGGATCACCGTGCCGCACTCGGAGGGCTGGTACGCCGCCAACCGCTGCTTCCAGGACGAGACCGGCGCCTGGGTGCCCGGCCGTGAGCAGTCGATGAACGGCCACCCGGACAACCCGGCCGGCGCGGGCCGCCTGGCGACCGACGCGATCGACGCGCTCGCCGCCAAGGACCCGACCTTCCCGTGGGCCGACTACGACATCGAGGACCAGGCCGACCGCGACGGTGACGGCAACCTCTTCGAGCCGGACGGCGTGATCGACCACCTCGTGCTGGTGCACGCCGGTCAGGGCAAGTCGCGCGGCGGCGGCGACCAGGGCGTGTACGCCGTCTGGGCGCACTCCTCCACGGTGGCCGGTGGCTACAGCATCCCGGGCACCGATCTCAAGGTCTCGAACTACATCGTGCAGCCGGAGGACGCCGGCGTCGGCGTCTTCGCCCACGAGTTCGGCCACGACCTGGGCCTGCCGGACCTCTACGACACGTCCGGCAACGCCGACTCCGACGTGGACTTCTGGGACCTGATGGCCTCGGGCTCGCACTCGGGTGAGATCTTCCAGGCGCTGCCGACGCACATGGGCATCTGGGACAAGTGGGTGCTCGGTTGGGCCGACCCGCTGACCATCCGGCCCGGCTCGAACCCCCGCGAGGTCAAGCTCGGCCAGACGTCGCGTACCCCGATCGACGCCGAGGACGGCATCAAGGTCGACCTGCCGGACAAGGTGACGACGCTGGCCACGCCGCACAGCGGCACCAAGATGTGGCACAGCAACAACGACCAGGAGTGGGCGGACGTCAAGCTGAGCCGCTCGGTCGACGTGCCGGCCGCGGCGGACTCGAAGTTCTGGATGTGGAACAACTACATCATCGAGGAGGACTGGGACTACGGCTTCGTCGAGCTCTCGACGGACGGCGGTACGACCTGGACCGAGCAGAAGGTGTACGACGAGTCCGGCACCGTGGTCACCACGCCGGACGGCTACGCCGACCCGAACGGTCGGATGAACGACTTCGGCGGCAAGAAGTACGGCCTGACCGGCAGCACCGACGGCTGGCGGCACGACTACGTCGACCTGTCGGCGTACGCCGGGACGACCGTCCAGGTGCGGCTGCGGCTGGCCACCGACGAGGCGTTCGAGGAGCGCAACTGGTTCGTCGACGACTTCTCGGTCACCGGCGGCGGCGCGACCACCTGGAGTGACGACGTCGAGGGCGGCGCCAACGGCTGGACGGCCACCGGCGGCACCTTCGTCGACACCACCGGCGCGGGCTGGGAGATCTCCACCGGCACCGAGGTGCACGCCCAGTACTACCTGGCGGAGTGGCGCAACTTCGACGGCTTCGACAAGGGCCTCCAGTACGCCTACGACACCATCTACTCGCACGAGGCGTGGAAGGTCGACCGGATCTCCTACAACGCCCCGGGCATGTTGGTGTGGTACCGGGACACGGCGCTCGGCGACGTCAACCACGTCACCGGGCAGATGACCGCGCTGCCCAGCTACGGCGCGAAGGGCGGGTTGCTCATCGTCGACTCGCACTTCGACCCGCTGCGCCGCACCGGCGAGGCGGCCGTGAAGGACCCGTCGGTGACGGACAACCTGCCCAGCCGTCCGCAGTCGTCGAACGCGGCGTTCTCGTTGCAGCGGACCTACCCCTTCACCGAGTGCCTGGAGGCGGCGGACGAGCCGTACAGCGCGTACTGCACGAAGTTCAAGGGGTTGCCGCCGGTGAAGTCGTTCACCGACGCCAAGGGCTGGTACCCGGGCATCGAGATGCGCGACGGTGCCGCGTACGCCCGGGACAACGACGCGTCGGTGGTGCTGCCGTCGCGTGGCAACGCTCCGTACACCACCCGGGTCACCAACCCGGACGGCAGCCCGGCGCCGGAGTTCTACGGCGTGACCCTGGGCGGCGGCGCGATCGTGCTGGGCACCGGTAACCCCGGCGACCAGGGCGTGAACTACGGCGTCTCGCTCACCATCAAGAAGGCGGCGAACGACAACTCGTCCGCCACGATCTTCGTCACCCCGGCGAAGAAGTAA
- a CDS encoding immune inhibitor A domain-containing protein, with product MGLLGLSLTATGLAFGPSASAAPQPKLPAAAPAAAEPQALKDELPDKLEDKRRELREQGLADVLSGRSKPIERNGSTVVKVGQVGKAGTNAKSRSAAGAAATKDQYVELKRERTDKIFVILAEFGDERHPSYPDKDLNPDVAGPTTFDGPLHNKIPEPNRAVDNSTIWQPDFSPDHFRQLYFGTNPGDESLKQYYEAQSSGRYTVEGEVTDWVKVRYNEARYGRSDDPIADDDVNNPANDPAVCADSVCSNTWALIRDAANQWVADQKAKGRTDAQIAAEMKSFDQWDRFDYDGDGDFNESDGYIDHFQIVHSGGDQADGDPHQGEDAIWSHRWSAFNSSPVGPPNFPIGGTQIGNTGVWIRDYTIQPENGGRSVFYHEYGHDLGLPDDYGPSDNNNEHWTLMAQSRLGAKNDVGIGDRGGDLGAWNKLQLGWLDYEVIVAGQKRTLELGPQEYNSAKAQAAVVVLPQREYTFNYGAPFEGSKQYFSGNEDNLDSKMTRTFDLTGKSSAALSLKGKYAIEAGYDYLYFEASTDGGQTWTDLDGTVNGQPIGVDGAGRPALAGTSNGAWADINIPLTSIAGKTAQVRLHYVTDGGVSEGGFFGDAITVTADGQTVLSDGAETDAGWALEKFQVVGATYTRLFDNFYIAGNRSYVSYDKYLKTGPYFFGYANTRPDYVDHYAYQEGLLISYWNTRFSDNNTTPASASNPGGHPGEGRNLYIDSRPRPIYNLSGAPWRARIQVYDAPFSLNKADSFTLHLNSQPQYIRGQAAEPLFDDTKKYFYEELPNHGVKLPATGVKIKVLEQDGTSMKIRVS from the coding sequence GTGGGTCTGCTCGGGCTATCACTGACGGCGACGGGCCTGGCGTTCGGCCCGTCCGCCTCGGCGGCCCCGCAGCCCAAACTGCCGGCAGCAGCACCGGCCGCTGCCGAACCACAGGCGCTGAAGGATGAGCTGCCCGACAAGCTCGAGGACAAGCGCCGCGAGCTGCGTGAGCAGGGTCTCGCCGACGTGCTGAGCGGGCGCAGCAAGCCGATCGAGCGCAACGGCAGCACTGTCGTCAAGGTCGGCCAGGTCGGCAAGGCGGGCACCAACGCCAAGTCGCGCTCGGCAGCGGGCGCTGCGGCGACGAAGGACCAGTACGTCGAGCTCAAGCGTGAGCGGACCGACAAGATCTTCGTGATCCTGGCCGAGTTCGGTGACGAGCGGCACCCGTCGTACCCGGACAAGGACCTGAACCCGGACGTCGCCGGACCGACGACGTTCGACGGGCCGTTGCACAACAAGATCCCCGAGCCCAACCGGGCCGTGGACAACTCCACCATCTGGCAGCCGGACTTCAGCCCGGACCACTTCCGCCAGCTCTACTTCGGCACCAACCCGGGCGACGAGTCGCTCAAGCAGTACTACGAGGCGCAGTCCTCGGGTCGCTACACCGTCGAGGGTGAGGTGACCGACTGGGTCAAGGTCCGGTACAACGAGGCCCGCTACGGTCGCTCCGACGACCCGATCGCGGACGACGACGTGAACAACCCGGCGAACGACCCCGCCGTCTGCGCGGACAGCGTCTGCTCGAACACCTGGGCGCTGATCCGTGACGCCGCGAACCAGTGGGTCGCCGACCAGAAGGCCAAGGGCCGGACGGACGCGCAGATCGCCGCCGAGATGAAGTCCTTCGACCAGTGGGACCGGTTCGACTACGACGGCGACGGCGACTTCAACGAGTCGGACGGCTACATCGACCACTTCCAGATCGTCCACTCCGGCGGCGACCAGGCCGACGGTGACCCGCATCAGGGTGAGGACGCGATCTGGAGCCACCGTTGGTCGGCGTTCAACAGCTCGCCCGTGGGCCCGCCGAACTTCCCGATCGGCGGCACGCAGATCGGCAACACCGGCGTCTGGATCCGCGACTACACGATCCAGCCGGAGAACGGCGGTCGTAGCGTCTTCTACCACGAGTACGGCCACGACCTCGGTCTGCCGGACGACTACGGCCCCAGCGACAACAACAACGAGCACTGGACCCTGATGGCCCAGAGCCGGCTCGGTGCCAAGAACGACGTCGGCATCGGCGACCGGGGCGGCGACCTCGGTGCCTGGAACAAGCTCCAGCTCGGCTGGCTCGACTACGAGGTGATCGTGGCGGGGCAGAAGCGCACGCTGGAGCTGGGCCCGCAGGAGTACAACTCGGCGAAGGCACAGGCCGCCGTGGTCGTGCTGCCGCAGCGGGAGTACACCTTCAACTACGGCGCACCGTTCGAAGGCTCCAAGCAGTACTTCTCCGGTAACGAGGACAACCTCGACAGCAAGATGACGAGGACGTTCGACCTCACCGGCAAGTCCTCGGCGGCGCTGTCGCTCAAGGGCAAGTACGCCATCGAGGCGGGCTACGACTACCTCTACTTCGAGGCGTCGACGGACGGCGGTCAGACCTGGACCGACCTGGACGGCACTGTCAACGGCCAGCCGATCGGCGTCGACGGTGCCGGTCGCCCGGCCCTCGCCGGCACCAGCAACGGCGCGTGGGCGGACATCAACATCCCGCTGACGTCGATCGCCGGCAAGACGGCGCAGGTCCGCCTGCACTACGTCACCGACGGTGGGGTCTCCGAGGGCGGCTTCTTCGGTGACGCGATCACGGTGACTGCCGACGGCCAGACCGTGCTCAGCGACGGTGCCGAGACCGACGCGGGTTGGGCGCTGGAGAAGTTCCAGGTGGTCGGGGCGACCTACACCCGGCTGTTCGACAACTTCTACATCGCCGGCAACCGGTCGTACGTCTCGTACGACAAGTACCTGAAGACCGGCCCGTACTTCTTCGGCTACGCGAACACCCGTCCTGACTACGTGGATCACTACGCGTACCAGGAGGGCCTGCTCATCTCGTACTGGAACACCCGGTTCTCCGACAACAACACCACCCCGGCGTCGGCGTCCAACCCGGGTGGTCACCCGGGTGAGGGTCGCAACCTGTACATCGACTCGCGCCCGCGTCCGATCTACAACCTGTCCGGGGCTCCGTGGCGCGCCCGCATCCAGGTGTACGACGCACCGTTCAGCCTGAACAAGGCCGACTCGTTCACCCTGCACCTCAACAGCCAGCCGCAGTACATCCGTGGCCAGGCTGCCGAGCCGCTGTTCGACGACACCAAGAAGTACTTCTACGAGGAGCTGCCGAACCACGGCGTCAAGCTCCCCGCCACCGGTGTCAAGATCAAGGTTCTGGAGCAGGACGGCACCTCGATGAAGATCCGGGTCAGCTGA
- a CDS encoding alpha/beta hydrolase, translating into MTDQRGGTVDESCVLTEGPWTHRFVGANGTRFHVVEAGTGPMVLFLHGFPEHWWAWHQMLPAVADAGFRAVAVDLRGYGASDKPPRGYDGYTLAADIAGLIRALGERSATIVGSGLGGMVAWTVASFHPSLVRRLVVLGAPHPLRLRAAIFADPRGQFTASTPALKFQLPRYEHVLTRDGAAGVAELLRRWGGPRWVAGPDFAAYAERCREAMRIPQAAFCALEGYRWAFRSLLRLHGYRFVRLMQKPLSTPTLQLHGALDAASLPRTALGSGRYVVAPYEWRLLDGVGHFPHLEAPDLVLGEILRWAKT; encoded by the coding sequence ATGACCGACCAGCGCGGTGGAACCGTCGACGAGTCCTGTGTCCTCACCGAGGGGCCGTGGACGCACCGCTTCGTCGGCGCCAACGGCACCCGGTTCCATGTGGTCGAGGCCGGCACCGGGCCGATGGTGCTCTTCCTGCACGGCTTCCCCGAGCACTGGTGGGCGTGGCACCAGATGCTGCCGGCCGTCGCCGACGCCGGCTTCCGGGCGGTCGCCGTCGACCTGCGCGGTTACGGCGCCAGCGACAAACCACCCCGGGGGTACGACGGTTACACCCTCGCCGCCGACATCGCCGGCCTGATCCGAGCGCTCGGCGAACGGTCGGCGACGATCGTCGGCAGCGGCCTCGGCGGCATGGTGGCCTGGACGGTGGCCTCGTTCCACCCGTCGCTGGTTCGTCGGCTCGTGGTGCTGGGAGCACCGCACCCGTTGCGGCTGCGCGCCGCCATCTTCGCCGACCCGCGCGGGCAGTTCACCGCCTCCACACCGGCGTTGAAGTTCCAGCTACCCCGCTACGAACACGTGCTGACCCGGGACGGCGCGGCAGGCGTCGCCGAACTCCTGCGCCGCTGGGGCGGGCCACGGTGGGTGGCGGGGCCGGACTTCGCGGCGTACGCCGAGCGGTGCCGGGAGGCCATGCGCATTCCACAGGCCGCGTTCTGCGCCCTGGAGGGATACCGGTGGGCGTTCCGCTCGCTGCTGCGGCTGCACGGCTACCGGTTCGTCCGCCTGATGCAGAAGCCGCTGTCCACCCCGACCCTGCAACTGCACGGCGCGCTGGACGCCGCCTCGCTACCGCGTACCGCCCTGGGCTCCGGCCGCTACGTCGTCGCCCCCTACGAGTGGCGGCTGCTCGACGGGGTGGGGCACTTCCCGCACCTGGAGGCGCCCGATCTGGTGCTCGGTGAGATCCTGCGATGGGCCAAGACCTGA